TCCATAGACCTAGAGATACCTCCCGCCCGCTCTAATTGAAAGGTGTTGACATagttttgcatttgcaactgTGGGGACCAAGTTTGATACTAAGGGCAATccagacttctttgttgtgtagattcctttaactgtcttgcaGCCATGTCCACTCCACCCATAttgtggctgtttcccaaagtgaaggctgcagccttgctaggacgcgtccttgctagtcgcgtcctatggagatgagactagagtgctagctcgagtgcttcctagcgtttgtaacgtctgactttgggaacgacttggtagtgtggaagcgcttccgcttccgctttttaatactgcgtgtccgcttgtaaacacatgtgcgcttatgaataaatgaggcagcaatcaagctgatcgatatttatttgacttttatctgttatgaatgcggtcatgtctccttcgcatggagcctctttggggaagtcacaaaagctttgttgtggttgatcgaattgtctttattaaaaggaaaatccattcaatttttataaaactaagtgaaattgtctgagaacttaattcatgcatcacatttacagtacggttgattactattatgcagggggaaaaagacaaagaaagagatgataaacgtgtatttatttggatatatgatctgattcattcattcatatatgcctacaatctaccagtgctttgaacacataagtatatcatataaaatacaattatatacgttcattaaaaattacaaacattgcaaatgatcggttgtgcattaattttacaacattggatagtggcactatcccttccaccggcaaacaaatgtttgtgcgccaccctaaggcgcacaaaagcctccgtttgctgggctgacgctaaaaaaaacgtaaaacataaataggtatacataaataatgttatcttgtgagcgagtaaattgacattggtgacagtggaaagtggcacaggtctttaggcttgattatttgcattaacatgatgaatctataaaaagcaatacggcataaaatatttctgaaaacgaatataacttcacttcgtttgaacgtgtacttctctgccattttcaagaacccgcccagtgaacgcagaggattgtgggtagttttggctcgtctaggatgcagcgatgcatccttgaaaaatctcggaattctcaaaaacgaaggacccgaaaagggggcgtatttcgagtgtcctcaacattggaacagtgcttgtcgacgttcgatgacgtagcgtccttaaaagggcggccgttgagcatgcttccttgacattgggaaacagcctgtGAATTGCAATTTAACTTGGTCCCTCCTCTGGCCAATCCTAAACTCCAcgaaggcccctccccctgacctttgtttcctttgtatttaccCACGATGTGAACGTTTCCTATAAGAATCATGTACACCCATCGTCTCATTGACTGTATGCTTGGCAACTTTGCTGACTGTATCTTCCCCTGATCAAGCTCTACATTgaatcaaatattttgctgtcAGAAGTGTCCTAGAAATAAGTTATTAAACACagacatcaattaataaaaacaacagaaagCGAATCAAGAGAAGAAAGCGTTTAATCGTGatcaaaagaaaaactaaaagcagtcATTTAAACCAATACCAGACAGAGGTCTCAATCAAAGCGTCCCGTTACCTTGCGTCAAAGTGTGCTTTGAGCAAGTGCAAACGCAAACTGCTTGGGTCGCTGTAGCTGGCGTTGCACTCCAGACACACGCAGGGCTTATTGCCGGTGTGAGTCAACATGTGGTCCTTCAGGAAGCAACCTTGAGTGAAGCGCAtcgggcattggtcacacctgtagggatATTCCTCGGAGTGACTCCTCATGTGGATAATCATCGTGCCTCTCTGACTGAAGAACTTCATGcaatggtcacacttgtagggcttcttaACGGGCTTCTTaacggagtgagtcctcaggtggatcttcaggtcgcATTTCCGTTGGAAGAGCtccgtgcattggtcacacctgtaggtcTTCTCCctagagtgagtcctcatgtggatattCAGGAGGCCTTTCCAACagaagcacttcgtgcattggtcacacttgtagggcttctccccagagtgagtcatcATGTGGCGCTTCAGGGGGCCTTTCCGACagaagcacttcgtgcattggtcacacttgtagggcttctccccggagtgagtcctcatgtggcgcttctccccggagtgagtcttcatgtggatcttcaggtcgcCTGTCCGCttgaagcacttcatgcattggtcacacttgtagggcctCTCAAGGGAGTGAGTACTCATGTGGTGCTTCAGGAGGGCATTCAGAgtgaagcacttcgtgcattggtcacacttgtagggcttctcaccGGAGTGAGTATTCATGTGGCTCATCAGGGGGCCTTTCTGAatgaagcacttcatgcattggtcacacttgtagggcttctcaccggagtgagtcctcaggtggatcttcaggtcgcATTTCCGTAGGTAGCGCTtcgggcattggtcacacctgtagggcttctccgcAGAGTGACGCGACATGTGGAACTTCAGGAGACTGGcatgactgaagcacttcgggcagtggtcacacctgtaggtcTTCTCGCCGGTGTGCGTCGACATGTGGAAATTCAGGGTGGAGCTatgactgaagcacttcatgcattggtcacacttgtagggcttctcgccggagtgagttctcatgtggatcttcaggtagcttttctgactgaagctcttcgtgcattggtcacacttgtaggacttcaccccggagtgagtcctcatgtggatattCAGGGCGGAGCTATGACTGAAACGCTTtgggcattggtcacacttgtagggcttctcctcAGAGTGAGGCATCATGTGgacgatcatattggcattgttgggaataacctttccacacaagacaccgggccggTCCTTGCGGCCGCCccgatgcccagtcagctcctcaaggcggacgagctgcacgctgcagttcaggctcttggccacgctgtggcctgtggacagcgagctcaagacctccagttctgacgcgacaaagagggtgtcatggccgtccaccgccagtgggccctccccttgtccgtaaacgctcaggatgcgcagctccccgctgtgacttgacatgtgggaggagccaggggcgtccacacgcagactctccgaggtggcgccacgctgcgtgctgcagtctctgatgtcattgccgtcttcttcagagaggaaaaccgagaaagagagaaagtaatgtttttaattaatcatttcacaaaggtatacagtatgtactttgtacacacttgtgtattggaagaattatattttgacattctttctaacttctatttgttgatCATGCATTTTCCTTGACGCCCTTTGGATGGTCAAGGGTTAAAGGCTCGTGCTGCGAAGGCGGattcgagtacattctcagttgatcaaggttgttttcttgcatagatgcaatgtgtattactaacctacggcgggcaagcctccaccaatatcctcttcaaccttgattgaaatgttgtctggggtctgctgctttccacataaagaaggaaacacacacaagacatattctctcattttcacagaatagatgtcaatccccactaccgacagattaGTCGTTTTTACACTGTCAAgctggttcggtcgcggcttggcacgtcctgcaatttcaatgtctcacctgtgtattatttttttttattcaagaccctcgcatgcaagaatgagttcacatctgagcGTAGGCTAAAACacaattaactatttacaactGCAAAAAtcccaacatattctttattttgctcacCAGCAGTTCCTCGCTacgactggacatgtgggaggagccaggggcgtccacacccagaatcTTTGAGGTGGCGTTgcgctgagtgctacggtctccaaaggcatcacagtcttctgcagagggagaaaaaaaggaaaacgtaattgttttgatacattatttgcataaagggaggcattgtgtatttgtacacatgaaagaaactctttaaatgtatgcaacattgacacagagggtttaaaatgtgtactgccgacaaagattcacagttttggagagggacgtctcctcctccctagactcaaagctcaagtggttggccaggttaaggacactcaacgaacaccagcgcaaagtgatctgatcacaacatgatatgcgaggcaagcacaataattctattttgacactaaaaagcaacaacgtgtccttccctctaagctgatcagctaacattgcatgcattatgaattcattgatgtttgagaatgataaaccagctcatgctGCACccgtcttgaaacccttctgggctcttgactgattccatctttgaaatgcaactcccaagtttgactcgtgttttagcagggggcttgtcatgatgcttttcaaagGAGGACAAGACTTTATAGCGCAGGCagaatcgagtacattctcagttgatccaggtcgTTTGCTTGcatagataaataataataataataataataataataatacattttatttagaggcccctttcaagacacccaaggtcaccttacagagcatatagtcatcataaatcgtttaaaaacaagacattggggaaaaaaataattaaataaacatagaaaataaaatataaataaaacaaaaacaagacaaaacaaaacaaacaaacaattaaaacagtgatcagttagacgttgtgtgcgagtttgaacaggtgagttttgagttgtgacttgaaggttgcaATGTGTATTACCAACCTGcggcgggcaagcctccaccaatatcctcttcaactttgattgaaatggtgtctggggtctgctgctttccacataaagaaggaaacacacacaagacatattctttcattttcacagaatagctGTCAATCCCCACCAACGACACATCaagcatttttacactgccaagctggttcggtcgcggcttggcacgccctgcaatttcaatgtcttgtcTGTGTAAAACCAAGGGGGTATAATCCCCCTTCGTCTCAGAGCTGAATTGCTTGGTTCACAGTAGAAGGCGGGCCTTCACACGGAGAGTACGACTCTTTACAATgaattgcaaaataaataaatatatttattgattcaagaccctcgcatgcaagaatgagttcacatcagagtgtaggctaaaacgcgattaactatttacaagtgcaaaaatgccgaaATATTCTTTACTTTGCTAACCACTTTGCTGACGAAGCATTGTAAGGAAAGTTTGCCTGGTACTTTCGCTTAGATCGACAATCTTTCGTCTTCTtcaaatgcgactgcatcaccttctctcccatgatggtcagcagctcgtGAATTTCACCTTCTCTCCAGTTACAACtattcatgttgatatcgctgcatcgtctctgttgtagagacaatgcagcaacacctctacccaagcctcGCCCCTAGAACTGGAAAGCTGTCTtatcgcatttacatcaaaatgaaaccgccaatatgtgtagggtcaGAGAGGGTTAATAGGGGTGCAAAATAAAGCCTGTAAATTACCTCGGtcagtgtaaacgcgcggaTCACACAGGTGAAAAGTTGGGCacaagacgggcatatttggcagtgtaaaaacatttactgaatcataaaggtgtgggCTTTCTATGGGTCTGTTTtagagttgtaacagaggaagcctctcttttggatgttgaatgatttccaacctgcacactcagctcctcgtggcagaccagccgctcgccgcgctccaggctcttggcctcgctgtggtccgcagacagcgagttcagggcctccacttctgacgctgtgaagagggtgtcatggtcCTCCACCGCcagagggccctccccttttccgtagacgctcagaatcttcagctcctcgctgtggctggacatgtgggaggagccaggggcgtccacacccagaatctctgaggtggcgttgagatgagtgctacggtctctaaaggcatcgcagtcttttgcagagggagaaaaaaaaggaaaaatctattgtaatgatacattatttgcataaagggaggcattgtgcaTTTGTACACATGagagaaactctttaaatgtatgcaacattgacacagagggtttaaaatgtgtactgtgtacttttaacagggcgctggtcatgatacttttccaaagaggaccaggctttttagcgcaggaaaaatctagcatcagcctagaatctatgctgcctagaatctaccaaatcaaagaaaaaaaatactcaatgaGTAATGTACAtaccttcacttttaaaatggggctgAATAGACTTTAAGGATAGCTTTGTGCCTACAAATATGCGTTTCCAGGTTTTCTGTCTGGCAtgcaacatcccttgagagaagctgctgaatgtaagCAATTGATGAGCTGGCCTGCGTAGAGACAACAAAGAAAGATCAGTACTCAATTTTTTACCTTGTATGTATTccaggtgcaagttgtaagaagataCAAGAgaagcatgtttagtgaattacattagcctaatacttaaaatgagttctatgaaatgatatcacatccttgatttgtttacatattttatagttcatctcaacaactcaataccatgacatcaagctctgcagaaatcggctaataaccctttgatttgGATCAGGTTTGAAGGGGAAAACATGCCAATAATAGTGCGTTCCAGGTACACTTTTTTGCCCGTAAATAACCAGCTATAACTGGgagtacaagagggtagaagggTGCGAAAACAGGGTTGCTAGG
The nucleotide sequence above comes from Gadus chalcogrammus isolate NIFS_2021 chromosome 4, NIFS_Gcha_1.0, whole genome shotgun sequence. Encoded proteins:
- the LOC130380443 gene encoding zinc finger protein 431-like — its product is MLHARQKTWKRIFVGTKLSLKSIQPHFKSEDCDAFRDRSTHLNATSEILGVDAPGSSHMSSHSEELKILSVYGKGEGPLAVEDHDTLFTASEVEALNSLSADHSEAKSLERGERLVCHEELSVQQTPDTISIKVEEDIGGGLPAAEDCDAFGDRSTQRNATSKILGVDAPGSSHMSSRSEELLQTPDNISIKVEEDIGGGLPAVEDGNDIRDCSTQRGATSESLRVDAPGSSHMSSHSGELRILSVYGQGEGPLAVDGHDTLFVASELEVLSSLSTGHSVAKSLNCSVQLVRLEELTGHRGGRKDRPGVLCGKVIPNNANMIVHMMPHSEEKPYKCDQCPKRFSHSSALNIHMRTHSGVKSYKCDQCTKSFSQKSYLKIHMRTHSGEKPYKCDQCMKCFSHSSTLNFHMSTHTGEKTYRCDHCPKCFSHASLLKFHMSRHSAEKPYRCDQCPKRYLRKCDLKIHLRTHSGEKPYKCDQCMKCFIQKGPLMSHMNTHSGEKPYKCDQCTKCFTLNALLKHHMSTHSLERPYKCDQCMKCFKRTGDLKIHMKTHSGEKRHMRTHSGEKPYKCDQCTKCFCRKGPLKRHMMTHSGEKPYKCDQCTKCFCWKGLLNIHMRTHSREKTYRCDQCTELFQRKCDLKIHLRTHSVKKPVKKPYKCDHCMKFFSQRGTMIIHMRSHSEEYPYRCDQCPMRFTQGCFLKDHMLTHTGNKPCVCLECNASYSDPSSLRLHLLKAHFDAR